One part of the Streptomyces lienomycini genome encodes these proteins:
- a CDS encoding bifunctional adenosylcobinamide kinase/adenosylcobinamide-phosphate guanylyltransferase: MDVTLLGTGAPAGLPRPDCPCAACAAAQGEDARAATALLVDGALLLDLTPGAAFAAARAGHSLAGVRQVLLSHPHDGPAVEVPAGLPQPGRVPDGRELALLTGHRVRAVALDAPGTGYAVTGPDGGRLLYVPPGGAPAGLEAPAEPYDLVLADVVGRPDALARLRAVGAAGPTTDVVAVHLDHDVPPGRELARRLAAAGARAVPDGTTLAVGSYEDVPDVPRRTLVLGGARSGKSVEAEHRLESFPDVLYVATGGTRGGDTEWAARVGAHRERRPGSWRTAETCDLVPLLADEGPPLLIDCLSLWLTDAMDAVGAWDDAEWADGGERALRDRLRELTEAVRATRRTVVAVSNEVGSGIVPATASGRRYRDELGRLNAAFAAECEQVLLVVAGQALVLRG; this comes from the coding sequence GTGGACGTGACTCTGCTCGGCACCGGTGCCCCCGCGGGACTCCCCCGCCCCGACTGTCCCTGCGCGGCCTGTGCCGCGGCGCAGGGCGAGGACGCGCGCGCGGCGACCGCGCTGCTGGTGGACGGGGCGCTGCTGCTCGACCTGACCCCGGGGGCGGCGTTCGCCGCGGCCCGTGCCGGACACTCCCTGGCCGGTGTCCGGCAGGTGCTGCTCTCCCACCCGCACGACGGCCCCGCCGTGGAGGTCCCGGCGGGCCTGCCGCAGCCGGGCCGGGTGCCGGACGGGCGGGAGCTGGCGCTGCTGACCGGGCACCGGGTGCGGGCGGTGGCGCTGGACGCGCCGGGCACCGGGTACGCGGTGACGGGGCCGGACGGCGGGCGGCTCCTGTACGTGCCGCCGGGTGGCGCCCCGGCCGGTCTGGAGGCGCCCGCGGAGCCGTACGACCTGGTCCTCGCGGACGTCGTGGGGCGGCCGGACGCGCTGGCGCGGCTGCGGGCGGTGGGCGCGGCGGGCCCGACGACGGACGTCGTCGCCGTCCACCTGGACCACGACGTGCCGCCGGGCCGGGAGCTGGCGCGGCGGCTCGCGGCGGCCGGCGCACGGGCGGTGCCGGACGGCACGACGCTGGCGGTGGGCTCGTACGAGGACGTGCCCGACGTACCGCGGCGCACCCTGGTGCTGGGCGGCGCCCGGTCGGGCAAGTCGGTGGAGGCGGAGCACCGCCTCGAGTCCTTCCCCGACGTGCTCTACGTGGCCACCGGCGGCACCCGGGGCGGAGACACCGAGTGGGCGGCGCGGGTCGGCGCGCACCGGGAACGCCGCCCCGGTTCGTGGCGGACCGCCGAGACCTGCGACCTGGTCCCCCTGCTGGCCGACGAGGGGCCGCCGCTCCTGATCGACTGCCTGTCCCTGTGGCTGACGGACGCGATGGACGCGGTCGGCGCGTGGGACGACGCGGAGTGGGCCGACGGCGGCGAACGGGCGCTCAGGGACCGGCTGCGGGAACTGACCGAGGCGGTACGCGCCACCCGGCGCACGGTGGTGGCGGTCTCCAACGAGGTCGGCTCGGGCATCGTCCCGGCCACCGCGTCCGGCCGCCGCTACCGCGACGAACTCGGCCGCCTGAACGCGGCGTTCGCCGCCGAGTGCGAGCAGGTGCTGCTGGTGGTGGCGGGCCAGGCGCTGGTGCTACGGGGCTGA
- a CDS encoding class I SAM-dependent methyltransferase codes for MSGPSAPSVPPVPPYGPYREDCPWCGSRRLRARPGGDGPRQGAPHRSALVRCHDCRHVFRNPPLTPGPERPVVRAGVRLKHGRAARAMVRRCPEPESWLDVGTGDADFPLTARTYFPYTSFDGLDPTPRVLRARAVERVEEAFVGRLTDHHIAVRLRERYDVVSLFQYLERVADPRAELRGALRVLRPGGHLLVDVPDPRRLSPVHPVGLSAELVAQGCTVLTGTRGHRVIARKDASAP; via the coding sequence GTGTCCGGACCCTCCGCCCCCTCGGTGCCTCCCGTCCCTCCGTACGGGCCGTACCGCGAGGACTGCCCCTGGTGCGGATCGCGGCGGCTGCGGGCCCGGCCGGGCGGAGACGGACCGCGGCAGGGCGCACCTCACCGGTCCGCCCTGGTGCGGTGCCACGACTGCCGCCACGTCTTCCGCAACCCGCCGCTCACCCCGGGGCCCGAGCGTCCGGTGGTCCGCGCCGGCGTCCGGCTGAAGCACGGCCGGGCCGCCCGCGCGATGGTCCGCCGCTGCCCGGAGCCCGAGAGCTGGCTGGACGTCGGCACCGGTGACGCCGACTTCCCGCTGACCGCCCGGACGTACTTCCCGTACACCTCGTTCGACGGCCTCGACCCCACCCCCCGCGTGCTGCGGGCCCGCGCCGTGGAACGGGTGGAGGAGGCGTTCGTCGGACGGCTGACGGATCATCACATCGCGGTCCGGCTGCGGGAGCGCTACGACGTCGTCAGCCTCTTCCAGTATCTGGAGCGGGTCGCGGACCCCCGGGCCGAACTGCGGGGCGCGCTGCGGGTGCTGCGGCCCGGCGGGCACCTCCTCGTCGACGTGCCCGACCCGCGCCGCCTGTCTCCCGTGCACCCCGTCGGACTGAGCGCCGAACTCGTGGCCCAGGGCTGCACGGTCCTCACCGGCACCCGCGGCCACCGGGTCATCGCGCGCAAGGACGCGTCAGCCCCGTAG
- the cobT gene encoding nicotinate-nucleotide--dimethylbenzimidazole phosphoribosyltransferase, producing the protein MSSLNLDDFTDLIERPDGGVRRDAEARRERQVVPPGSLGRLDDLGEWLAAAQSAVPVRPVERPRVVLFAGDHKVAELGVSARPAGGAGALVREVLEGGRPVSVLARRLSVPVRVVDMSLDCDPGTLPAEVAGHRVRRGGGRIDIEDALTLEEAEAAFRAGVAVADEEADSGTDLVVLGDVSVGGTTAAGVLVAALCGTDASVVTGRGGLPIDDLAWMRKCAAIRDALRRARPVLGDQLRLLATVGGADLTAMTGFLLQSAVRKTPVVLDGVVTAACALVGQRIAFRAPDWWLAAHDSGEPGQAKALDRMALEPLLSQGVKVGEGAGGLLALPVVQAAASLAAELPEVFDDEAVTAGG; encoded by the coding sequence ATGAGCTCGCTGAATCTCGACGACTTCACCGACCTGATCGAACGCCCCGACGGCGGGGTACGTCGCGACGCGGAGGCGCGTCGGGAGCGTCAGGTCGTGCCGCCCGGATCGCTGGGCCGCCTGGACGACCTGGGCGAGTGGCTGGCTGCGGCGCAGTCCGCCGTACCGGTACGGCCCGTGGAACGGCCTCGGGTGGTGCTCTTCGCCGGTGACCACAAGGTCGCCGAGCTGGGCGTCTCGGCACGGCCGGCGGGCGGTGCGGGCGCGCTGGTGCGCGAGGTGCTGGAGGGCGGCCGTCCGGTGTCGGTGCTCGCCCGGCGCCTGAGCGTGCCGGTGCGGGTCGTCGACATGTCCCTGGACTGCGACCCCGGGACGCTGCCGGCCGAGGTGGCGGGACACCGGGTGCGGCGCGGTGGCGGACGTATCGACATCGAGGACGCGCTGACCCTCGAGGAGGCGGAGGCCGCCTTCCGGGCCGGGGTGGCGGTGGCCGACGAGGAGGCCGACTCGGGCACGGACCTGGTGGTGCTCGGCGATGTGAGCGTGGGCGGGACGACGGCGGCGGGCGTACTGGTCGCGGCGCTGTGCGGGACGGACGCGTCGGTCGTCACCGGCCGGGGCGGGCTGCCGATCGACGACCTGGCCTGGATGCGCAAGTGCGCGGCGATCCGCGACGCGCTGCGCCGGGCGCGGCCCGTCCTCGGCGACCAGTTGCGGCTCCTCGCCACGGTCGGCGGCGCGGACCTCACCGCCATGACGGGCTTCCTGCTGCAGAGCGCGGTGCGCAAGACGCCGGTGGTTCTGGACGGCGTCGTGACGGCGGCGTGCGCGCTGGTCGGGCAGCGGATCGCCTTCCGGGCACCGGACTGGTGGCTGGCGGCCCACGACAGCGGGGAGCCGGGCCAGGCCAAGGCGCTGGACCGGATGGCCCTGGAGCCGCTGCTGTCCCAGGGCGTGAAGGTGGGCGAGGGCGCGGGCGGCCTGCTGGCCCTGCCCGTCGTCCAGGCGGCGGCGTCCTTGGCGGCGGAGCTGCCGGAGGTCTTCGACGACGAGGCCGTGACCGCCGGCGGGTGA
- a CDS encoding adenosylcobinamide-GDP ribazoletransferase, with protein sequence MLRSPSPDGLRFAFGTLTVLPVRVTRWDRDAARAGMLCAPLAGLAVGAVAAAVGLLLLFLGAGSLLAAVATAAVPAVLTRGLHLDGLADTADGLGSGKPAEDALRIMKQSDIGPFGVLTLLFTLLAQVAALAQAYDGSWARGAIAAAVSATAARLALTTAARAGVPAARPQGLGAAVAGVVPAGGALAAGAAVALAGAAAGAYLGPYDVLRTVLAVVCAIAVAELLLRHCVRRFGGVTGDVFGAVAETAATTALVVLVMG encoded by the coding sequence GTGCTCAGGTCCCCCTCCCCCGACGGTCTCCGTTTCGCTTTCGGCACGCTCACCGTGCTCCCGGTCAGGGTGACCCGCTGGGACCGGGACGCGGCACGCGCCGGCATGCTGTGCGCTCCGCTGGCCGGGCTGGCCGTGGGCGCCGTCGCCGCCGCCGTCGGGCTCCTGCTGCTGTTCCTCGGCGCGGGGAGCCTGCTCGCCGCGGTCGCCACGGCCGCCGTACCCGCCGTGCTGACCCGCGGGCTGCACCTGGACGGGCTGGCCGACACCGCCGACGGCCTGGGCAGCGGCAAGCCCGCCGAGGACGCCCTGCGGATCATGAAGCAGTCCGACATCGGACCGTTCGGCGTGCTCACCCTGCTGTTCACGCTGCTCGCCCAGGTGGCCGCGCTCGCCCAGGCCTACGACGGCTCGTGGGCGCGGGGCGCGATCGCCGCCGCCGTGTCGGCGACGGCGGCCCGGCTGGCGCTCACGACGGCGGCCCGGGCCGGGGTGCCCGCCGCCCGTCCGCAGGGGCTGGGCGCGGCGGTCGCCGGGGTGGTCCCGGCCGGCGGGGCGCTGGCCGCCGGCGCGGCGGTCGCCCTGGCGGGTGCGGCCGCGGGCGCGTACCTGGGCCCGTACGACGTCCTGCGCACGGTGCTCGCCGTCGTGTGCGCGATCGCCGTCGCCGAACTGCTGCTGCGGCACTGCGTCCGTCGCTTCGGCGGCGTCACGGGCGACGTCTTCGGCGCCGTCGCGGAGACGGCGGCCACGACCGCGCTGGTCGTCCTGGTCATGGGCTGA
- a CDS encoding endo alpha-1,4 polygalactosaminidase produces MRRPVLSTALLLLLLGGCASSPDDGASPDREADGASAGDHWRPRPGTAWQWQLSGRLDTSVDVPVYDIDGFDHPESAVAELHDDGRKVICYLSTGAWEDFRPDAEEFPRSVLGKGNGWEGERWLDIRATEVLEPLMAKRLDMCREKGFDAVEPDNMDGYKNETGFPLTADDQLRYNRLIAKLAHDRGMAVGLKNDLDQIPDLVDDFDFAVNEQCAQYGECADNKPFTDADKAVFHVEYELPTERFCADSRELRLSSMLKKYELDAWREAC; encoded by the coding sequence GTGAGACGCCCGGTCCTGTCGACAGCCCTTCTCCTGCTGCTGCTCGGGGGCTGCGCGTCGTCACCCGACGACGGGGCGAGCCCCGACCGGGAGGCCGACGGGGCGAGCGCCGGCGACCACTGGCGGCCGCGGCCCGGCACCGCCTGGCAGTGGCAGCTCAGCGGCAGACTGGACACCTCCGTCGACGTGCCGGTCTACGACATCGACGGCTTCGACCACCCCGAGTCCGCGGTGGCGGAACTGCACGACGACGGCCGCAAGGTCATCTGCTACCTCTCCACCGGCGCCTGGGAGGACTTCCGCCCGGACGCGGAGGAGTTCCCCCGGTCGGTGCTCGGCAAGGGCAACGGCTGGGAGGGCGAGCGCTGGCTCGACATCCGCGCGACCGAGGTCCTGGAGCCGCTGATGGCCAAACGCCTCGACATGTGCCGCGAGAAGGGCTTCGACGCGGTCGAGCCGGACAACATGGACGGCTACAAGAACGAGACCGGCTTCCCGCTCACCGCCGACGACCAGCTCCGCTACAACCGGCTGATCGCGAAGCTCGCCCACGACCGGGGGATGGCCGTCGGCCTGAAGAACGACCTGGACCAGATCCCGGACCTGGTGGACGACTTCGACTTCGCCGTCAACGAGCAGTGCGCCCAGTACGGCGAGTGCGCCGACAACAAGCCGTTCACCGACGCGGACAAGGCGGTCTTCCACGTCGAGTACGAGCTGCCGACCGAACGCTTCTGCGCCGACTCCCGCGAGCTGCGGCTCAGTTCGATGCTGAAGAAGTACGAACTCGACGCGTGGCGGGAGGCCTGCTGA
- a CDS encoding leucyl aminopeptidase has translation MTALTLSTAAAPGLRADAIVIGVAKGAEGPVVAPGAEAVDKAYDGRLAGVLETLGASGAEGEVTKLPAPSGFKAPVVLAVGLGAEPEADAGYDAEALRRAAGAAARALAGAKKAAFALPLADAADAGVVGEGVLLGAYSFDAYKESKDAKGAKAKNGKGPLAEAALLGGKPRDKAFKAAIERAAAVAEELNRARDLVNTPPNDLNPEAFAAVAQAAAKEHGIKVQVLDEKALTKGGYGGILGVGVGSASGPRLVKLSYTSSKATKSLAFVGKGITYDSGGISLKPAGHNETMKCDMAGAAAVFAAVVAAARLGLEVNVTGWLALAENMPSGSATRPGDVLRMYSGKTVEVLNTDAEGRLVLADALWAASQEEPDAIIDVATLTGAMMLALGSRTYGVMANDDAFRSAVHEAAEEVGEPAWPMPMPEHLRKGLDSPTADIANMGERMGGGLVAGLFLREFVGEGITWAHLDIAGPAFNEGGPFGYTPKGGTGTAVRTLVRVAELAAAGELG, from the coding sequence GTGACTGCTCTCACTCTCAGCACCGCCGCGGCGCCCGGCCTGCGGGCCGACGCGATCGTGATCGGTGTCGCCAAGGGCGCCGAAGGCCCGGTCGTCGCACCGGGCGCCGAGGCCGTGGACAAGGCGTACGACGGCCGGCTCGCCGGCGTCCTGGAGACCCTCGGTGCCTCCGGCGCCGAGGGCGAGGTGACGAAGCTGCCCGCGCCGTCCGGCTTCAAGGCACCCGTCGTGCTGGCGGTGGGCCTGGGCGCCGAGCCCGAGGCGGACGCCGGTTACGACGCCGAGGCGCTGCGCAGGGCCGCCGGCGCGGCCGCCCGCGCGCTGGCCGGCGCCAAGAAGGCCGCCTTCGCCCTCCCGCTCGCCGACGCCGCCGACGCGGGCGTCGTGGGCGAGGGCGTGCTGCTCGGCGCGTACTCCTTCGACGCCTACAAGGAGTCCAAGGACGCCAAGGGTGCCAAGGCCAAGAACGGCAAGGGCCCGCTGGCGGAGGCCGCGCTGCTCGGCGGCAAGCCCCGCGACAAGGCGTTCAAGGCGGCGATCGAGCGTGCCGCGGCCGTCGCCGAGGAGCTGAACCGCGCCCGCGACCTGGTCAACACCCCGCCGAACGACCTCAACCCGGAGGCGTTCGCGGCGGTGGCGCAGGCCGCCGCCAAGGAGCACGGCATCAAGGTGCAGGTGCTCGACGAGAAGGCGCTCACCAAGGGCGGCTACGGCGGCATCCTCGGCGTCGGCGTCGGTTCGGCGTCGGGTCCGCGGCTGGTGAAGCTGTCGTACACCTCGTCGAAGGCGACGAAGTCCCTGGCCTTCGTCGGCAAGGGCATCACCTACGACTCGGGCGGCATCTCGCTGAAGCCCGCCGGGCACAACGAGACGATGAAGTGCGACATGGCCGGCGCCGCCGCCGTGTTCGCCGCGGTGGTCGCCGCCGCGCGTCTGGGCCTGGAGGTCAACGTGACCGGCTGGCTGGCGCTGGCCGAGAACATGCCGTCGGGTTCCGCGACGCGCCCGGGTGACGTGCTGCGCATGTACAGCGGCAAGACGGTGGAGGTGCTCAACACCGACGCCGAGGGCCGGCTGGTGCTCGCCGACGCGCTGTGGGCGGCCTCGCAGGAGGAGCCGGACGCGATCATCGACGTGGCGACCCTGACCGGCGCGATGATGCTGGCGCTGGGCAGCCGGACGTACGGCGTCATGGCGAACGACGACGCGTTCCGCTCCGCGGTGCACGAGGCGGCCGAGGAGGTCGGCGAGCCGGCGTGGCCGATGCCGATGCCGGAGCACCTGCGCAAGGGCCTCGACTCGCCGACCGCGGACATCGCGAACATGGGCGAGCGGATGGGCGGTGGTCTGGTGGCCGGTCTGTTCCTGCGGGAGTTCGTCGGCGAGGGCATCACCTGGGCGCACCTGGACATCGCGGGTCCGGCCTTCAACGAGGGCGGGCCGTTCGGGTACACGCCGAAGGGCGGCACAGGTACGGCGGTGCGGACGCTGGTGCGGGTTGCCGAGCTGGCGGCCGCGGGTGAGCTGGGCTAG
- the lpdA gene encoding dihydrolipoyl dehydrogenase, whose protein sequence is MANDASTVFDLVILGGGSGGYAAALRGAQLGLDVALIEKNKLGGTCLHNGCIPTKALLHAGEVADQSRESEQFGIKTSFEGVDMAGVHKYKDEVIAGLYKGLQGLVASRKITYIEGAGRLSSPTSVDVNGQRVEGRHVLLATGSVPKTLPGLEIDGNRIISSDHALTLDRVPKSAIVLGGGVIGVEFASAWKSFGTEVTVIEGLKHLVPVEDENSSKLLERAFRKRGIKFNLGTFFQKAEYTQDGVKVTLADGKEFEAEVLLVAIGRGPVSQGLGYEEAGVAMDRGFVLVDEYMRTNVPTISAVGDLAPTLQLAHVGFAEGILVAERLAGLKTVPVDYDGVPRVTYCHPEVASVGITEAKAKEVYGADKVVSIKFPLGGNGKSRILKTAGEIKLVQVKDGAVVGVHMVGDRMGEQVGEAQLIYNWEALPAEVAQLIHAHPTQNEALGEAHLALAGKPLHMHD, encoded by the coding sequence GTGGCGAACGACGCCAGCACCGTTTTCGACCTAGTGATCCTCGGCGGTGGCAGCGGTGGTTACGCCGCGGCCCTGCGCGGGGCGCAGCTGGGCCTGGACGTCGCCCTGATCGAGAAGAACAAGCTGGGCGGCACCTGCCTGCACAACGGCTGCATTCCCACCAAGGCCCTGCTCCACGCGGGCGAGGTCGCCGACCAGTCCCGCGAGAGCGAGCAGTTCGGCATCAAGACGTCCTTCGAGGGCGTCGACATGGCGGGCGTGCACAAGTACAAGGACGAGGTGATCGCCGGCCTGTACAAGGGCCTGCAGGGCCTGGTCGCCTCCCGCAAGATCACCTACATCGAGGGTGCGGGCCGGCTGTCCTCCCCCACCTCCGTCGACGTCAACGGTCAGCGCGTCGAGGGCCGCCACGTCCTGCTCGCGACCGGCTCCGTGCCGAAGACGCTGCCGGGCCTGGAGATCGACGGCAACCGGATCATCTCCTCCGACCACGCCCTCACCCTCGACCGCGTGCCGAAGTCCGCGATCGTCCTGGGCGGCGGCGTCATCGGCGTGGAGTTCGCCTCCGCGTGGAAGTCCTTCGGCACCGAGGTCACGGTCATCGAGGGTCTCAAGCACCTCGTCCCGGTCGAGGACGAGAACAGCTCCAAGCTCCTGGAGCGCGCCTTCCGCAAGCGGGGCATCAAGTTCAACCTGGGCACCTTCTTCCAGAAGGCCGAGTACACCCAGGACGGCGTGAAGGTCACCCTCGCCGACGGCAAGGAGTTCGAGGCCGAGGTCCTGCTCGTCGCCATCGGCCGCGGCCCGGTCTCGCAGGGCCTGGGCTACGAGGAGGCCGGGGTCGCCATGGACCGCGGCTTCGTCCTCGTCGACGAGTACATGCGGACCAACGTTCCGACGATCTCCGCCGTCGGTGACCTCGCCCCCACCCTCCAGCTCGCGCACGTCGGCTTCGCCGAGGGCATCCTGGTGGCGGAGCGGCTCGCCGGCCTGAAGACCGTCCCGGTCGACTACGACGGCGTGCCGCGGGTGACGTACTGCCACCCGGAGGTCGCCTCCGTCGGCATCACCGAGGCCAAGGCCAAGGAGGTCTACGGCGCGGACAAGGTCGTCTCCATCAAGTTCCCCCTGGGTGGCAACGGCAAGAGCCGCATCCTGAAGACCGCGGGCGAGATCAAGCTCGTCCAGGTCAAGGACGGGGCCGTGGTCGGCGTCCACATGGTCGGCGACCGTATGGGTGAGCAGGTCGGCGAGGCGCAGCTGATCTACAACTGGGAGGCGCTGCCCGCCGAGGTGGCCCAGCTCATCCACGCCCACCCGACGCAGAACGAGGCGCTCGGCGAGGCCCACCTGGCGCTGGCCGGCAAGCCGCTCCACATGCACGACTGA